A region of Pyxidicoccus parkwaysis DNA encodes the following proteins:
- a CDS encoding M20/M25/M40 family metallo-hydrolase, producing MKRFIPVSLLLLSTTPAFAEQHPAAPKDRELWVTMGAEAVEPMRESFKSVGWEAPTAVASKEHAAVFRVRESQLSRLATLMHEKFHKCAGFITSETQEEALATLAPAPAVEPQSLVTYTLDNATTVNALLGSVTETNVRSTITSLSGYTTRYYTSQTGVDAANWLLSKWKSFVPAARTDVTVELYRHASWAQPSVIFTIRGTTLPNEVVVVGGHLDSINQSGTTAPGADDDASGVASFTEVIRVAMSRNYKPQRTVKFMAYAAEEVGLRGSKEIAAYHKSNGINVVGVLQLDMTNYKGSTSTDVVVITDYTNSAQNTFLRNLITTYVKIAQGNSSCGYACSDHASWYNQGYVASIPFEAPLGSDNPYIHTANDTLARSGGTATHALKFTKIAAAYVAELAKGTAQ from the coding sequence ATGAAGCGTTTCATTCCCGTCTCCCTGCTGCTGTTGAGCACCACCCCGGCGTTCGCCGAGCAGCACCCGGCCGCCCCAAAAGACCGTGAGCTGTGGGTCACCATGGGTGCGGAGGCCGTCGAGCCCATGCGCGAGTCCTTCAAGAGCGTGGGCTGGGAGGCACCCACCGCCGTCGCCTCGAAGGAGCACGCGGCCGTGTTCCGCGTGCGCGAGTCGCAGTTGTCGCGGCTGGCGACGCTGATGCACGAGAAGTTCCACAAGTGCGCGGGCTTCATCACCTCGGAGACGCAGGAGGAGGCGCTGGCCACGCTTGCGCCCGCGCCCGCGGTGGAGCCGCAGAGCCTCGTCACGTACACGCTCGACAACGCCACCACGGTGAATGCGCTGCTGGGCTCGGTGACGGAGACCAACGTGCGCAGCACCATCACCTCGCTGTCGGGCTACACGACGCGCTACTACACGTCGCAGACCGGCGTGGACGCGGCCAACTGGCTCTTGTCGAAGTGGAAGAGCTTCGTGCCGGCCGCCCGCACCGACGTGACGGTGGAGCTGTACCGGCACGCGAGCTGGGCGCAGCCGTCCGTCATCTTCACCATCCGCGGCACCACGCTGCCCAACGAGGTGGTGGTGGTGGGCGGGCACCTGGACTCCATCAACCAGTCGGGCACCACCGCGCCGGGCGCGGATGACGACGCGTCCGGCGTGGCGTCCTTCACGGAGGTCATCCGGGTGGCCATGTCGCGCAACTACAAGCCGCAGCGCACGGTGAAGTTCATGGCCTACGCGGCGGAAGAGGTGGGCCTGCGCGGCTCCAAGGAGATTGCCGCGTACCACAAGTCGAATGGCATCAACGTGGTGGGCGTGCTCCAGCTCGACATGACGAACTACAAGGGCTCGACGAGCACGGACGTGGTCGTCATCACCGACTACACCAACTCCGCGCAGAACACGTTCCTGCGCAACCTCATCACCACGTACGTGAAGATTGCGCAGGGCAACTCGTCGTGCGGCTACGCGTGCTCGGACCACGCGTCCTGGTACAACCAGGGCTACGTCGCCTCCATCCCCTTCGAGGCGCCGCTGGGCAGCGACAACCCGTACATCCACACGGCGAACGACACGCTGGCGCGCTCGGGCGGCACCGCCACCCACGCGCTGAAGTTCACCAAGATTGCCGCCGCGTACGTGGCCGAGCTGGCCAAGGGCACGGCGCAGTAG
- a CDS encoding PAS domain S-box protein, translated as MRSPRWQLVAVTLGLGLVVTAGLVAFDHFARASLEREAVLEQANRAEQLAFQLQSRLDSAEQVTRTVATLAAPLRERSAVESLARGTLASTLPESIYGIGVWFAPYALEPDQRWVGTYVHRRLDEPRHLDLTYEWSTPGYDYLHQDWYQQGLQAKDSPFLTEPYFDVDLVYSTLAMSFGGEDGAPRGVVSVDVVLPQLVAVVARMNTAPHETFYVVTRGGRLLAHPREVELAAWARAHGNPRAAAPVPELRLEDLHAYEQEHGLKSRRYTQAAPVRDAGWTVYVSTDRDRLFAASRRLHVTLQAVGGALWLALLAGMVAGLRTVRVRALSRELAEHERETAVLERSERMLREVLETSMDGVASVDAGGRLVTWNTSAERMFGWRREDILGRHVVDTLCRPEDREERHRQFERIITGDASAFPACRLESLVLRRDGEVFPVEASLAAVHTDGEPRIFGFVSDVTERRRAEEERQRLLVRQQELLAELRRRSAELHAILDHMIEGVFVADADGRLSFVNQAGQRMCDGGGTDVAALDGDGKRCGTLLTMDGVPVARDALPLFRALRGEVVRDFELRAVRPGGERVLRMNAVPIPDEDGQVAAAVVVLHDITEAAEFDRLKDEFVRMAAHELKTPVTVMKSFAQVALRTDAGRDSVLRRLLEGIDRGANRIDHVVRTLLDVSQLHLRRMQLEVESLDLRALVEDTARRMADAHPEHPVHVRADEDGDAPVWGDPARLEQVLVALLDNAMRYSPPSAPVEVTFRTQGDTAEVSIRDEGIGIPEDKQARLFHRFYRPHAGTAHDRGGLGVGLYIAREIVRQHGGQLTLESREGEGTIVHIRLPLHAVRAGTDVAPYPPEHASPV; from the coding sequence TTGCGCTCGCCGCGCTGGCAGTTGGTGGCAGTGACTCTCGGGCTGGGGCTCGTCGTCACGGCCGGGCTGGTGGCCTTCGACCATTTCGCGCGCGCCAGCCTGGAGCGCGAGGCCGTGCTCGAGCAGGCGAACCGCGCCGAGCAGCTCGCCTTCCAGCTCCAGAGCCGCCTGGACTCCGCGGAGCAGGTGACGCGCACCGTGGCGACGCTGGCCGCGCCGCTGCGCGAGCGCTCCGCCGTGGAGTCCCTCGCTCGGGGCACGCTGGCGTCGACGCTGCCCGAGTCCATCTACGGCATCGGTGTGTGGTTCGCCCCGTACGCGCTGGAGCCGGACCAGCGCTGGGTGGGGACGTATGTCCACCGGCGGCTCGACGAGCCACGGCACCTCGACCTCACCTACGAGTGGTCCACGCCGGGCTACGACTACCTGCACCAGGACTGGTACCAGCAGGGCCTCCAGGCGAAAGACAGCCCCTTCCTCACCGAGCCCTACTTCGACGTGGACCTCGTCTACTCCACGCTCGCCATGTCCTTCGGTGGCGAGGACGGAGCGCCCCGGGGCGTCGTCTCGGTGGACGTCGTCCTTCCCCAGTTGGTGGCGGTGGTTGCGCGGATGAACACCGCGCCGCACGAGACGTTCTATGTCGTCACGCGCGGCGGAAGGCTCCTCGCCCACCCCCGTGAGGTCGAGCTCGCGGCGTGGGCCAGGGCACATGGCAACCCGCGCGCGGCGGCCCCCGTGCCGGAATTGAGGCTCGAGGACCTGCATGCGTACGAGCAGGAGCACGGGCTGAAGTCACGCAGGTACACCCAGGCCGCGCCGGTGAGGGATGCCGGGTGGACGGTCTATGTCTCCACGGACAGGGACCGGCTGTTCGCCGCCTCACGCCGGCTGCACGTGACGCTCCAGGCGGTGGGGGGCGCGCTCTGGCTGGCCCTCCTGGCGGGAATGGTGGCCGGCCTGCGCACCGTGCGCGTGCGGGCCCTGTCCCGCGAGCTCGCGGAGCACGAGCGGGAGACGGCGGTGCTGGAGCGCAGTGAGCGCATGCTGCGCGAGGTGCTGGAGACGTCCATGGACGGCGTGGCCTCGGTGGACGCCGGGGGGCGGCTGGTGACGTGGAACACCAGCGCGGAGCGCATGTTCGGCTGGCGCCGCGAGGACATCCTCGGCCGCCATGTGGTGGATACCCTGTGCCGTCCCGAGGACCGCGAGGAGCGCCACCGCCAGTTCGAGCGCATCATCACCGGGGACGCCTCGGCCTTTCCCGCCTGCCGCCTGGAGTCGCTCGTGCTGCGCCGGGACGGAGAGGTGTTCCCCGTGGAGGCGAGCCTCGCCGCCGTGCACACCGACGGAGAGCCGCGCATCTTCGGCTTCGTCTCGGACGTCACCGAGCGTCGCCGGGCGGAGGAGGAGCGCCAGCGGCTGCTCGTGCGGCAGCAGGAGTTGCTGGCCGAGTTGCGGCGCCGCTCCGCGGAGCTGCACGCCATCCTCGACCACATGATTGAGGGCGTCTTCGTGGCGGACGCGGACGGCCGGCTCTCCTTCGTGAACCAGGCGGGCCAGCGGATGTGTGACGGCGGGGGGACGGACGTGGCCGCGCTGGACGGGGACGGGAAGCGCTGTGGCACCCTCCTGACGATGGACGGCGTCCCCGTGGCGCGCGACGCACTGCCGCTCTTCCGCGCCCTGCGGGGCGAGGTGGTGCGCGACTTCGAGCTGCGGGCCGTGAGGCCCGGCGGCGAGCGCGTGCTGCGCATGAATGCAGTCCCCATCCCCGACGAGGACGGCCAGGTGGCCGCGGCGGTGGTCGTCCTCCACGACATCACCGAGGCGGCGGAGTTCGACCGGCTCAAGGACGAGTTCGTGCGCATGGCGGCCCACGAGCTGAAGACGCCGGTGACGGTGATGAAGTCCTTCGCCCAGGTGGCGCTCAGGACGGACGCGGGCCGCGACTCGGTGCTGCGCCGGCTGCTGGAGGGCATCGACCGGGGCGCCAACCGCATCGACCACGTGGTGCGCACGCTGCTGGACGTGTCCCAGCTCCACCTGCGGCGCATGCAATTGGAGGTAGAGTCGCTCGACTTGCGAGCGCTGGTGGAGGACACGGCGCGGCGCATGGCCGACGCCCACCCGGAGCATCCCGTCCACGTGCGCGCGGATGAGGACGGGGACGCGCCGGTGTGGGGAGACCCGGCGCGGCTGGAGCAGGTACTGGTGGCGCTGCTCGACAACGCCATGCGCTACTCGCCACCGTCGGCGCCCGTGGAGGTGACGTTCCGCACGCAGGGAGACACGGCGGAGGTGTCCATCCGCGACGAGGGCATCGGCATTCCCGAGGACAAGCAGGCGCGGCTCTTCCACCGCTTCTACCGGCCGCACGCGGGCACGGCGCATGACCGGGGCGGCCTGGGCGTGGGGCTCTACATCGCGCGGGAAATCGTACGCCAGCACGGCGGCCAGCTCACGCTGGAGAGCCGGGAGGGGGAGGGAACCATCGTCCACATCCGCCTGCCGCTGCACGCGGTGCGGGCCGGGACGGACGTGGCGCCCTACCCGCCGGAGCATGCGTCGCCTGTGTAA
- a CDS encoding response regulator transcription factor — translation MPHGEVAPTVLVIDDDEPYRERLVRAFGRHGFAAHGAANAKEAVERALELRPQYAVIDLRLPDGSGLELVRELKAVNASATLVVLTGYGSIATAVEAVRRGATHYLTKPADVDDILLAFAGATLPEGEAAAKEHQVPSLARAEWEHIQRVLADCGGNISQAARLLRIQRRSLQRKLAKHPVPK, via the coding sequence ATGCCGCACGGTGAAGTGGCGCCCACGGTGCTCGTCATCGACGACGACGAGCCCTACCGTGAGCGACTGGTGCGCGCCTTTGGCCGGCATGGCTTCGCCGCGCATGGAGCGGCCAACGCGAAGGAGGCCGTCGAGCGGGCCCTGGAGCTGCGTCCCCAATACGCGGTTATCGACTTGCGCCTGCCCGACGGCTCCGGGCTGGAATTGGTGCGCGAGCTGAAGGCGGTGAACGCGAGCGCCACGCTCGTGGTGCTCACCGGCTACGGCAGCATCGCGACGGCGGTGGAGGCCGTGAGGCGGGGCGCCACGCACTACCTCACCAAGCCAGCGGACGTGGACGACATCCTGCTGGCCTTCGCCGGAGCCACGCTGCCCGAGGGCGAGGCGGCGGCGAAGGAGCACCAGGTGCCCTCACTGGCGCGCGCGGAGTGGGAGCACATCCAGCGCGTGCTCGCGGATTGCGGAGGCAACATCTCCCAGGCCGCGCGGTTGCTCCGCATCCAGCGCCGCAGCCTGCAGCGCAAGTTGGCGAAGCACCCCGTTCCGAAGTAA
- the dgt gene encoding dGTP triphosphohydrolase: protein MGSSSRTERWRQLLSPHRVGSPVVKDGMAEKAAPLQDERLLPDERTDYDRDYDRIVFSSEFRCLHDKTQVFPLSSSDYTRTRLTHSIEASCVGRSLGQLAGRHLSREQGVEVEPSHLGTIVAAACLAHDIGNPPFGHSGEAAIQHWVEEQLVPPGTERPSAFGKVAEWKDLQSFEGNAQGLRILTRLQSRERWGGLRYTAATLGAMSKYPRPSVLPDGRVPVKGRVSEKKFGYFQDDQVLAVEAYRALGLKEREPGVFSRHPLAFLVEAADDICYAVIDLEDSAKLGLIPMETACKLLEQVLPPPPSSKPQRPPPAHLETRMAQARARAIGLLIPACVKVFLAHAEEMERGEWETPLVSADKDVREQLDEIKRITRRLGYESERVLQIESAGFKTLGGLLDMFALAVVTDSPNREERKLRQLLPMESFQRPEFAEADQKKPPERDAAIERLTKYQRLLCVTDYISGMTDGFAVELFQRLSGIKLPT from the coding sequence GTGGGCAGCAGCAGTCGAACGGAGAGATGGCGGCAGCTCCTCTCGCCGCACCGGGTGGGCTCGCCCGTGGTGAAGGACGGCATGGCGGAGAAGGCCGCACCCCTACAGGACGAGCGGCTCCTCCCGGATGAGCGCACCGACTACGACCGGGACTATGACCGCATCGTCTTCTCGAGCGAGTTCCGCTGCCTGCACGACAAGACGCAGGTGTTCCCCCTGTCGTCGAGCGACTACACGCGCACGCGGCTGACCCACAGCATCGAGGCGTCCTGCGTGGGGCGCTCGCTGGGGCAGCTGGCGGGGCGGCACCTGTCGCGAGAGCAGGGCGTGGAGGTGGAGCCGTCGCACCTGGGCACCATCGTCGCGGCGGCGTGCCTGGCGCACGACATCGGCAACCCGCCCTTCGGCCACTCGGGAGAGGCGGCGATTCAGCACTGGGTGGAGGAACAGTTGGTGCCTCCCGGCACGGAGCGCCCGAGCGCCTTCGGCAAGGTGGCCGAGTGGAAGGACCTCCAGAGCTTCGAGGGCAACGCGCAGGGCCTGCGCATCCTGACGCGGCTCCAGTCGCGTGAGCGCTGGGGCGGGCTGCGCTATACGGCGGCGACGCTGGGAGCGATGAGCAAGTACCCGCGTCCCTCGGTGCTGCCGGACGGGCGCGTGCCGGTGAAGGGGCGGGTGTCAGAGAAGAAGTTCGGTTACTTCCAGGACGACCAGGTGCTGGCGGTGGAGGCGTACCGGGCGCTGGGGCTGAAGGAGCGCGAGCCGGGAGTCTTCTCGCGCCACCCGCTGGCCTTCCTCGTCGAGGCGGCGGACGACATCTGCTACGCGGTCATTGATTTGGAGGACTCGGCGAAGCTGGGCCTGATTCCGATGGAGACGGCGTGCAAGCTGCTGGAGCAGGTGCTGCCGCCGCCGCCGTCGAGCAAGCCGCAGCGTCCGCCGCCCGCGCACCTGGAGACGCGCATGGCGCAGGCGCGGGCGAGGGCCATCGGCCTGTTGATTCCGGCATGCGTGAAGGTGTTCCTGGCGCACGCGGAGGAGATGGAGCGGGGCGAGTGGGAGACGCCGCTGGTGTCGGCGGACAAGGACGTGCGCGAGCAGCTGGATGAAATCAAGCGCATCACCCGGCGCTTGGGCTACGAGAGCGAGCGGGTGCTCCAGATTGAGAGCGCGGGCTTCAAGACGCTGGGTGGCCTCCTGGACATGTTCGCGCTGGCGGTGGTGACGGACAGTCCCAACCGCGAGGAGCGGAAGCTGCGGCAGCTGCTGCCCATGGAGTCCTTCCAGCGGCCGGAGTTCGCGGAGGCGGACCAGAAGAAGCCGCCCGAGCGCGATGCGGCGATTGAGCGGCTGACGAAGTACCAGCGCCTGCTCTGCGTGACGGACTACATCTCCGGCATGACGGACGGCTTCGCGGTGGAGCTCTTCCAGCGCCTGTCCGGCATCAAGCTGCCGACGTAG
- a CDS encoding DUF3616 domain-containing protein: protein MSGLKGTAIAALSAGLLLASGCGTTEPETRGDEAELASGTRELTGAQSTAFQDGVAPTTGYAGTRDAMIEEQNPDTNHGTDTSLSASGDTPSGSGNEDYLLLKWDVSAIPANALIRSATLTLTVSDKADQTYDFYEVTRAWTESQVTWKRADSTNDWASNGADGSGDRNTTSLGSIRAAATGTYNVALNAAGLDVVRRWVTTPSSNNGLILANKDNDNRLEVRSSEYSTKSARPKLTVTWDVPSPDGGTGLNPNPGTYKGTCDGSGGVWIDSTRFLNFNDESQTARIYPQGQSATAVQSKDLGSALGLSSSDEADFEDAARVGNRVYVTTSHARNKDGELQSSRYRFFAIDVAGTVPSLSLQVAGSTSNLLKDMLDAANWLQPDAAVISLLNDRSRLSEATVPSLAPKLNGTNVEGLAALPAGGLAIGFRNPQVGTNALLVTLTNPDAVLTGTRAKFGQAIQLNLGGAGIRGMAWSDAHQAVLILSGPRDESAGPYALWKWSGDASSAPVKVVDLAAPSESGPEAVIPYPGTKDVQVVFDMGAHLVSGTECKDLSASSQSFTDVVLHVD from the coding sequence ATGTCTGGACTGAAAGGCACCGCCATCGCCGCGCTGTCGGCAGGTCTCCTGCTTGCTTCAGGGTGTGGGACGACCGAGCCCGAAACTCGCGGCGACGAGGCCGAGCTCGCCAGCGGGACGAGGGAGCTGACGGGCGCACAGAGCACCGCGTTCCAGGACGGCGTGGCTCCGACGACGGGCTACGCGGGCACCCGCGACGCGATGATTGAGGAGCAGAACCCCGACACCAACCACGGCACGGACACCAGCCTCTCCGCGAGCGGGGACACGCCCTCGGGCAGCGGCAACGAGGACTACCTCCTCCTGAAGTGGGACGTGTCGGCCATCCCGGCGAACGCGCTCATCCGCTCCGCCACGCTCACCCTCACGGTGTCCGACAAGGCCGACCAGACCTACGACTTCTACGAAGTGACGCGCGCGTGGACGGAGAGCCAGGTGACGTGGAAGCGCGCGGACAGCACGAACGACTGGGCCTCGAATGGCGCGGACGGCAGTGGAGACCGGAACACGACCTCCCTCGGCTCCATCCGCGCCGCCGCGACGGGCACGTACAACGTGGCGCTCAACGCGGCGGGCCTGGACGTGGTGCGCCGCTGGGTGACGACGCCCTCCAGCAACAACGGGCTCATCCTCGCCAACAAGGACAACGACAACCGCCTCGAAGTCCGCTCCAGCGAGTACTCCACCAAGAGCGCCCGTCCGAAGCTGACGGTGACGTGGGACGTGCCGAGCCCGGACGGCGGCACGGGGTTGAATCCGAACCCGGGGACGTACAAGGGCACCTGCGACGGCTCGGGCGGCGTGTGGATTGACTCGACGCGCTTCCTCAACTTCAACGACGAGTCGCAGACGGCGCGCATCTACCCGCAGGGCCAGAGCGCGACGGCGGTGCAGAGCAAGGATTTGGGCAGCGCGCTGGGCCTGTCGTCCTCGGACGAGGCGGACTTCGAGGACGCGGCGCGCGTGGGCAACCGCGTCTACGTCACCACGTCGCACGCTCGGAACAAGGACGGCGAGCTCCAGTCTTCGCGCTACCGCTTCTTCGCCATCGACGTCGCGGGCACGGTGCCCTCCCTGTCGCTCCAGGTAGCGGGCAGCACGTCGAACCTCCTGAAGGACATGCTGGACGCGGCCAACTGGCTCCAGCCGGACGCGGCGGTCATCTCGCTCTTGAACGACCGCTCCCGGCTGTCCGAGGCCACGGTGCCGAGCCTGGCGCCGAAGCTGAATGGCACCAACGTGGAGGGGCTCGCCGCGCTGCCGGCGGGAGGCCTTGCCATCGGCTTCCGCAACCCGCAGGTGGGGACGAACGCGCTGCTGGTGACGCTGACCAACCCGGACGCGGTGCTGACGGGCACGCGCGCGAAGTTCGGGCAGGCGATTCAGCTGAACCTGGGCGGCGCGGGCATTCGCGGCATGGCGTGGTCGGATGCGCACCAGGCGGTGCTCATCCTCAGCGGCCCGCGCGACGAGAGTGCGGGGCCCTACGCGCTGTGGAAGTGGAGCGGTGACGCGAGCAGCGCGCCGGTGAAGGTGGTGGATTTGGCCGCGCCCTCGGAGTCAGGGCCCGAAGCCGTGATTCCGTACCCGGGCACGAAGGACGTGCAGGTCGTCTTCGACATGGGCGCGCACCTCGTGAGTGGAACGGAGTGCAAGGACTTGTCGGCCTCCAGCCAGTCCTTCACCGACGTCGTGCTGCACGTGGACTGA
- a CDS encoding GMC family oxidoreductase: MDCDWLIIGSGFGGSVSALRLTEKGYRVVMLEKGRRLRGPDFPKTNWDLKRWLWMPTLGWRGLFKMTFFRHVTVLSGVGVGGGSLVYANTLPIPKDDFFQSPSWGHLAAWKEELTPHYATARRMLGATVNPLNTVPDKVLKEVGEDIGRPDFQPSTVAVYFGEPGVTVKDPYFNGEGPERTGCISCGGCMLGCRHDAKNTLDKNYLHFAEKRGLTLHADTEVTWVRPLPEGGYEVTALRGARSLFREKVRFTARNVIFAGGVLGTMDLLLQLKEHPDGLPRLSDRLGDGVRTNSEALIGIVSGRKDLDLSKGIAIGSILHTDARSHLEPVRYSEGSGFFRLLMAPQVPGATMFARLARLFGLLARHPVRFLKAWFVPDFARRTMILLYMRTLEGHLRMRRGRGLTTALRRGVRTGLQEGPAPTSNMPEAFDLAKRVSDKLDGYPMTMVSETLLGIPTTAHILGGCCMGDSAQSGVIDSRHRVFGYDGLYVVDGSAISANPGVNPSLTITALAERAMTFIPSAKERPRGETDAVVEPAANTAGPVAAGAR, translated from the coding sequence ATGGACTGCGATTGGCTCATCATCGGCTCGGGATTCGGCGGCAGCGTCAGTGCGCTGCGGCTGACCGAGAAGGGCTATCGCGTGGTGATGCTGGAGAAGGGCCGGCGGCTGCGCGGACCGGACTTCCCCAAGACGAACTGGGACCTGAAGCGCTGGCTGTGGATGCCCACGCTCGGCTGGCGGGGCCTGTTCAAGATGACGTTCTTCCGCCACGTCACCGTGCTGTCCGGCGTGGGCGTGGGCGGCGGCTCGCTCGTCTACGCCAACACGCTGCCCATCCCGAAGGACGACTTCTTCCAGTCCCCCTCGTGGGGCCACCTGGCCGCGTGGAAGGAGGAGCTGACTCCGCACTACGCCACCGCGCGGCGGATGCTCGGCGCCACCGTCAATCCGCTCAACACCGTCCCGGACAAGGTGCTGAAGGAGGTGGGCGAGGACATTGGCCGCCCCGACTTCCAGCCCTCCACCGTGGCCGTCTACTTCGGCGAGCCCGGCGTCACGGTGAAGGACCCGTACTTCAACGGCGAGGGCCCGGAGCGCACCGGCTGCATCTCCTGCGGCGGCTGCATGCTGGGCTGCCGGCACGACGCGAAGAACACGCTCGACAAGAACTACCTCCACTTCGCCGAGAAGCGCGGCCTCACGCTGCACGCGGACACGGAAGTCACGTGGGTGCGCCCGCTGCCCGAGGGCGGCTACGAGGTGACGGCGCTGCGCGGCGCCCGCAGCCTCTTCCGCGAGAAGGTCCGCTTCACCGCTCGCAACGTCATCTTCGCCGGCGGCGTGCTGGGGACGATGGACCTGCTCCTCCAGTTGAAGGAGCACCCGGACGGACTGCCGCGCCTGTCGGACCGGCTGGGTGACGGCGTGCGCACCAACTCCGAGGCGCTCATCGGCATCGTCAGTGGCCGCAAGGACCTGGACCTGTCCAAGGGCATCGCCATCGGCTCCATCCTGCACACGGATGCGCGCTCGCATCTGGAGCCGGTGCGCTACTCGGAGGGCTCGGGCTTCTTCCGGCTGCTGATGGCGCCGCAGGTGCCGGGGGCGACGATGTTCGCGCGGCTGGCGCGGCTGTTCGGCCTGCTCGCGCGCCACCCGGTGCGCTTCCTCAAGGCGTGGTTCGTCCCGGACTTCGCGCGCCGGACGATGATTCTCCTCTACATGCGCACGCTGGAGGGGCACCTGCGCATGCGGCGCGGGCGCGGCCTGACGACGGCGCTGCGCAGGGGCGTGAGGACGGGACTCCAGGAGGGACCCGCGCCCACGTCCAACATGCCGGAGGCCTTCGATTTGGCGAAGCGCGTCTCCGACAAGCTGGATGGCTACCCGATGACGATGGTGAGCGAGACGCTGCTGGGCATCCCGACGACCGCGCACATCCTCGGCGGCTGCTGCATGGGGGACTCGGCCCAGTCGGGTGTCATCGACTCCCGGCACCGTGTCTTCGGGTACGACGGGCTCTACGTGGTGGACGGCTCGGCCATCTCCGCCAACCCGGGCGTGAATCCCTCGCTCACGATTACCGCGCTCGCCGAGCGGGCGATGACGTTCATCCCCTCGGCGAAGGAGCGCCCGCGAGGGGAGACGGACGCGGTGGTGGAGCCCGCGGCAAACACCGCGGGCCCTGTGGCCGCCGGGGCTCGCTAG
- a CDS encoding OmpA family protein, translating to MKLKALCLAVSLLALPGVASAQSPFDTIKKTAGDAGKGAVEKRVNTKLMDEGRKNQCSFKTGTATLEPGCDAKLKKLASALIDAKKQLDGAGAKSYKFEVSGHTDSSGDAAKNKKLSEERAETIVKELVARGVPRGEIIAVGFGSEKPLVKPDDTAAKKAKNRRYELQVRL from the coding sequence ATGAAGCTCAAGGCCCTATGCCTCGCCGTGTCGCTGCTGGCCCTCCCTGGAGTGGCCTCCGCGCAGAGCCCGTTCGACACCATCAAGAAGACCGCAGGCGACGCCGGCAAGGGCGCCGTCGAGAAGCGCGTCAACACCAAGCTGATGGATGAAGGCCGCAAGAATCAGTGCAGCTTCAAGACGGGCACCGCCACCCTGGAGCCCGGCTGCGATGCCAAGCTGAAGAAGCTCGCCTCCGCGCTCATCGACGCCAAGAAGCAGCTCGATGGCGCCGGAGCGAAGAGCTACAAGTTCGAGGTCTCCGGCCACACGGACTCGTCGGGCGATGCGGCGAAGAACAAGAAGCTCAGCGAGGAGCGCGCGGAGACCATCGTCAAGGAGCTGGTGGCTCGCGGCGTGCCCCGCGGCGAAATCATCGCCGTGGGCTTCGGCTCCGAGAAGCCCCTGGTGAAGCCGGACGACACGGCGGCCAAGAAGGCGAAGAATCGCCGCTACGAGCTCCAGGTCCGCCTGTAG
- a CDS encoding PilZ domain-containing protein, with amino-acid sequence MGRAHGNALDEYNALREKQKSQPLSSEQEQRLDLLRDVLLELGALPAEGSPMPPRPVRADAVLELSFATHADVVRAYTKNIGAGGLAIKTSRVLPVGSTLELRIRLPDAPQPLLAQGQVAWAREEEMGVAFTQLPADAERRLKELLAADASLLNRVRSVLKSDVMELLKTDVRELGKGPAPQAAQAQEVDTRPVVLVRLLDAKLMSLVTELFTQQGLRVLTEADKPAPIIVVDTGTALDVLRAAARPGTRIVMVNVSGPDSLVGRLTNLNPAAFVRSPATAATVYQSVSKLLGAR; translated from the coding sequence ATGGGAAGAGCTCACGGGAATGCGCTGGATGAGTACAACGCGCTCCGCGAGAAGCAGAAGTCGCAGCCGCTGAGCTCCGAGCAGGAGCAGCGCCTGGATTTGTTGAGGGACGTGCTGTTGGAGCTGGGTGCGCTGCCCGCCGAGGGGAGCCCGATGCCTCCCCGGCCCGTGCGCGCGGACGCGGTGCTGGAGCTGTCGTTCGCCACGCATGCGGACGTGGTGCGCGCGTACACGAAGAACATCGGGGCCGGCGGCCTCGCCATCAAGACGTCCCGCGTGCTGCCGGTGGGCAGCACCCTGGAGCTGCGCATCCGCCTGCCGGACGCGCCCCAGCCGCTGCTCGCGCAGGGGCAGGTGGCGTGGGCCCGCGAGGAGGAGATGGGCGTGGCCTTCACCCAGCTCCCGGCGGACGCGGAGCGGCGGCTGAAGGAGCTGCTCGCGGCGGACGCGTCGCTGCTCAACCGCGTGCGCAGCGTGCTCAAGTCGGACGTCATGGAGCTGTTGAAGACGGACGTGCGCGAGCTGGGCAAGGGCCCCGCGCCCCAGGCCGCGCAGGCGCAGGAGGTGGACACGCGGCCCGTCGTGCTGGTGCGGCTGCTGGACGCGAAGCTGATGTCGCTCGTCACGGAGTTGTTCACCCAGCAGGGCCTGCGCGTCCTCACGGAGGCGGACAAGCCCGCGCCCATCATCGTCGTCGACACGGGCACGGCCCTCGACGTGCTCCGGGCCGCCGCCCGTCCCGGGACGCGCATCGTCATGGTCAACGTGAGCGGCCCGGACTCGCTGGTGGGCCGGCTGACGAACCTCAACCCCGCGGCCTTCGTGAGGAGCCCGGCCACCGCGGCCACCGTGTACCAGTCGGTGAGCAAGCTGCTCGGAGCGCGCTGA